Proteins encoded together in one Anguilla anguilla isolate fAngAng1 chromosome 9, fAngAng1.pri, whole genome shotgun sequence window:
- the si:ch73-1a9.3 gene encoding non-histone chromosomal protein HMG-14: MPKRSKANNNTEANEPKRRSLRLVNKPNSTQTEPKPKKAPAKPKKSKEVEKAKPEEEQKKEEVPAENGEAKLEEEAEEEAPATEEEPEQKDEEAE; the protein is encoded by the exons ATGCCTAAAAGAAGCAAA GCCAACAATAACACTGAAGCAAATGAG CCCAAACGGAGATCTCTGAGGTTGGTAAAC aaaccCAATTCCACCCAAACAGAGCCCAAGCCAAAG AAGGCACCGGCAAAACCCAAGAAGTCGAAGGAGGTGGAAAAGGCTAAaccagaggaggagcagaagaaaGAAGAAGTCCCTGCCGAGAACGGCGAAGCCAAACTTGAAGAGGAGGCTGAAGAAGAG GCACCAGCAACAGAAGAGGAGCCTGAACAGAAAGATGAGGAAGCCGAATAA
- the get1 gene encoding guided entry of tail-anchored proteins factor 1: protein MTRKKMAAGYVWFLVLGSVLICNLVKTLLPAISSFLSKVFQKDAEHEMEMRIEIQGMKQELASISMMDEFARYARLERRINKMTDKLKTHVKSRTAQQAKIKWVVNIVYYVLQAALMISLIWKYYADPVTVLPSKWIAPLERLVAFPSGVAGGVGITTWLVVCNKVVAIVLQAVG from the exons ATGACAAGGAAAAAAATGGCGGCAGGGTACGTCTGGTTTCTGGTGCTGGGATCTGTGCTTATATGCAATCTCGTCAAAACACTGTTACCAGCTATATCTTCTTTC CTGTCCAAGGTCTTTCAAAAGGATGCAGAGCATGAGATGGAAATGAGGATAGAGATCCAAGGCATGAAGCAGGAACTCGCCTCCATAAGTATGATGGATGAGTTTGCCAGATATGCACGACTGGAGCGCAGGATCAACAAGATGACTGACAAGTTAAAGACCCATG tgaAGTCCCGAACAGCTCAGCAGGCCAAAATTAAATGGGTGGTGAATATAGTGTATTATGTTCTCCAG GCTGCATTGATGATCTCTCTGATTTGGAAGTACTATGCCGACCCAGTGACAGTTCTTCCCAGTAAGTGGATTGCCCCTCTGGAGCGGTTGGTCGCTTTCCCATCTGGAGTGgcag GTGGAGTGGGAATCACAACCTGGCTTGTGGTTTGCAACAAGGTAGTGGCGATCGTTCTGCAGGCTGTGGGTTGA
- the LOC118235043 gene encoding immunoglobulin superfamily member 5-like isoform X3: MDIVFLAFFLLTAFEGVIAQVQLEPKTSAVLRGTNARFNCSLSQSNWVAMTWSLNSSVVLTISKKFGVLENSDRYTAFNYTTDQSHKWEFVLRNTQWNESGVVTCDVQNIDRKMASLSVQESGTVTITSGNVTAKRNQPVTIRCLARGWFPEPDLTWTLGGISVNRDKYNTSTEALGGLFNSASTLTLLANGSAPVECRATVPALAAPQTSTIFLTTDTAEKDQTVLIATVVSVVAVALLVLLIIGIIFCYKRRKVTKSSYEEEVRRTRSLSERNASEVVQGKDNMAYLPDGSKRADVTPSEFNDSGIARTNSHHSPEMPDVLYNSNHTANAYDPAPDHGTLGSKKHRHATIV; this comes from the exons ATGGACATTGTGTTCCTAGCATTCTTTTTGCTAACTGCATTTGAAG GAGTGATTGCTCAGGTGCAGCTGGAACCAAAAACATCTGCGGTCCTTCGTGGAACAAATGCCAGGTTTAACTGCAGCCTGAGTCAATCTAACTGGGTGGCCATGACGTGGTCATTGAATAGCAGCGTTGTGCTGACTATCTCCAAAAAGTTTGGTGTCCTCGAGAACAGTGACCGCtacactgctttcaattacacGACTGACCAGAGCCACAAGTGGGAGTTTGTCCTAAGGAACACGCAATGGAATGAATCCGGTGTTGTGACCTGTGACGTCCAAAATATTGACCGCAAAATGGCCTCTTTGTCTGTACAAG AGAGCGGGACTGTGACCATCACTAGTGGGAATGTGACCGCCAAGCGGAATCAGCCAGTCACAATTCGCTGCCTCGCCCGCGGCTGGTTCCCAGAACCCGATCTGACGTGGACATTGGGTGGAATATCTGTCAATCGGGACAAGTACAACACCAGCACCGAGGCCTTGGGAGGGCTGTTCAACTCAGCCAGCACACTGACGCTCCTGGCCAACGGCAGTGCTCCTGTGGAGTGCCGGGCCACGGTGCCTGCCTTGGCTGCGCCTCAAACGAGCACCATTTTCCTGACGACCG ATACAGCTGAGAAGGACCAGACCGTGTTAATAGCGACCGTTGTATCGGTTGTTGCCGTCGCGTTGTTGGTGTTGCTCATTATTGGAATCATTTTCTGctacaaaagaagaaaagttaCAA AATCCAGCTACGAGGAGGAAGTAAG GAGAACAAGATCTCTGAGTGAGAGGAATGCATCTGAGGTTGTGCAGGGGAAGGATAACATGGCATACTTGCCAGATGGTAGTAAACGGG cagaTGTCACCCCCAGCGAATTCAACGACAGCGGCATTGCCCGGACAAACTCGCACCACTCTCCAGAG ATGCCTGATGTTCTTTACAACAGTAACCACACAGCCAATGCGTACGACCCCGCCCCTGACCATGGAACTCTCGGGAGCAAGAAACACAGACATGCCACCATTGTGTAA
- the LOC118235043 gene encoding immunoglobulin superfamily member 5-like isoform X2, translating into MDIVFLAFFLLTAFEGVIAQVQLEPKTSAVLRGTNARFNCSLSQSNWVAMTWSLNSSVVLTISKKFGVLENSDRYTAFNYTTDQSHKWEFVLRNTQWNESGVVTCDVQNIDRKMASLSVQESGTVTITSGNVTAKRNQPVTIRCLARGWFPEPDLTWTLGGISVNRDKYNTSTEALGGLFNSASTLTLLANGSAPVECRATVPALAAPQTSTIFLTTVADTAEKDQTVLIATVVSVVAVALLVLLIIGIIFCYKRRKVTKSSYEEEVRRTRSLSERNASEVVQGKDNMAYLPDGSKRDVTPSEFNDSGIARTNSHHSPEMPDVLYNSNHTANAYDPAPDHGTLGSKKHRHATIV; encoded by the exons ATGGACATTGTGTTCCTAGCATTCTTTTTGCTAACTGCATTTGAAG GAGTGATTGCTCAGGTGCAGCTGGAACCAAAAACATCTGCGGTCCTTCGTGGAACAAATGCCAGGTTTAACTGCAGCCTGAGTCAATCTAACTGGGTGGCCATGACGTGGTCATTGAATAGCAGCGTTGTGCTGACTATCTCCAAAAAGTTTGGTGTCCTCGAGAACAGTGACCGCtacactgctttcaattacacGACTGACCAGAGCCACAAGTGGGAGTTTGTCCTAAGGAACACGCAATGGAATGAATCCGGTGTTGTGACCTGTGACGTCCAAAATATTGACCGCAAAATGGCCTCTTTGTCTGTACAAG AGAGCGGGACTGTGACCATCACTAGTGGGAATGTGACCGCCAAGCGGAATCAGCCAGTCACAATTCGCTGCCTCGCCCGCGGCTGGTTCCCAGAACCCGATCTGACGTGGACATTGGGTGGAATATCTGTCAATCGGGACAAGTACAACACCAGCACCGAGGCCTTGGGAGGGCTGTTCAACTCAGCCAGCACACTGACGCTCCTGGCCAACGGCAGTGCTCCTGTGGAGTGCCGGGCCACGGTGCCTGCCTTGGCTGCGCCTCAAACGAGCACCATTTTCCTGACGACCG ttgcAGATACAGCTGAGAAGGACCAGACCGTGTTAATAGCGACCGTTGTATCGGTTGTTGCCGTCGCGTTGTTGGTGTTGCTCATTATTGGAATCATTTTCTGctacaaaagaagaaaagttaCAA AATCCAGCTACGAGGAGGAAGTAAG GAGAACAAGATCTCTGAGTGAGAGGAATGCATCTGAGGTTGTGCAGGGGAAGGATAACATGGCATACTTGCCAGATGGTAGTAAACGGG aTGTCACCCCCAGCGAATTCAACGACAGCGGCATTGCCCGGACAAACTCGCACCACTCTCCAGAG ATGCCTGATGTTCTTTACAACAGTAACCACACAGCCAATGCGTACGACCCCGCCCCTGACCATGGAACTCTCGGGAGCAAGAAACACAGACATGCCACCATTGTGTAA
- the LOC118235043 gene encoding immunoglobulin superfamily member 5-like isoform X1: MDIVFLAFFLLTAFEGVIAQVQLEPKTSAVLRGTNARFNCSLSQSNWVAMTWSLNSSVVLTISKKFGVLENSDRYTAFNYTTDQSHKWEFVLRNTQWNESGVVTCDVQNIDRKMASLSVQESGTVTITSGNVTAKRNQPVTIRCLARGWFPEPDLTWTLGGISVNRDKYNTSTEALGGLFNSASTLTLLANGSAPVECRATVPALAAPQTSTIFLTTVADTAEKDQTVLIATVVSVVAVALLVLLIIGIIFCYKRRKVTKSSYEEEVRRTRSLSERNASEVVQGKDNMAYLPDGSKRADVTPSEFNDSGIARTNSHHSPEMPDVLYNSNHTANAYDPAPDHGTLGSKKHRHATIV; the protein is encoded by the exons ATGGACATTGTGTTCCTAGCATTCTTTTTGCTAACTGCATTTGAAG GAGTGATTGCTCAGGTGCAGCTGGAACCAAAAACATCTGCGGTCCTTCGTGGAACAAATGCCAGGTTTAACTGCAGCCTGAGTCAATCTAACTGGGTGGCCATGACGTGGTCATTGAATAGCAGCGTTGTGCTGACTATCTCCAAAAAGTTTGGTGTCCTCGAGAACAGTGACCGCtacactgctttcaattacacGACTGACCAGAGCCACAAGTGGGAGTTTGTCCTAAGGAACACGCAATGGAATGAATCCGGTGTTGTGACCTGTGACGTCCAAAATATTGACCGCAAAATGGCCTCTTTGTCTGTACAAG AGAGCGGGACTGTGACCATCACTAGTGGGAATGTGACCGCCAAGCGGAATCAGCCAGTCACAATTCGCTGCCTCGCCCGCGGCTGGTTCCCAGAACCCGATCTGACGTGGACATTGGGTGGAATATCTGTCAATCGGGACAAGTACAACACCAGCACCGAGGCCTTGGGAGGGCTGTTCAACTCAGCCAGCACACTGACGCTCCTGGCCAACGGCAGTGCTCCTGTGGAGTGCCGGGCCACGGTGCCTGCCTTGGCTGCGCCTCAAACGAGCACCATTTTCCTGACGACCG ttgcAGATACAGCTGAGAAGGACCAGACCGTGTTAATAGCGACCGTTGTATCGGTTGTTGCCGTCGCGTTGTTGGTGTTGCTCATTATTGGAATCATTTTCTGctacaaaagaagaaaagttaCAA AATCCAGCTACGAGGAGGAAGTAAG GAGAACAAGATCTCTGAGTGAGAGGAATGCATCTGAGGTTGTGCAGGGGAAGGATAACATGGCATACTTGCCAGATGGTAGTAAACGGG cagaTGTCACCCCCAGCGAATTCAACGACAGCGGCATTGCCCGGACAAACTCGCACCACTCTCCAGAG ATGCCTGATGTTCTTTACAACAGTAACCACACAGCCAATGCGTACGACCCCGCCCCTGACCATGGAACTCTCGGGAGCAAGAAACACAGACATGCCACCATTGTGTAA